In Amaranthus tricolor cultivar Red isolate AtriRed21 chromosome 3, ASM2621246v1, whole genome shotgun sequence, a single window of DNA contains:
- the LOC130807855 gene encoding uncharacterized protein LOC130807855 isoform X1, which translates to MEGGEELSIQELTSNISTYREQLQQVKLLLADDPSNSEYKDMQKELEEVIALTEELLVTAKQNDNFVSAIGTSASTSDIMQTSNGVAQYEMQDRFPIGMKIQAVWSEDGEWYDATIEAYTPNGYYVRFDEWGNKEEVDPANVRSLDGDSTGVDALLQAEKEAEATKQALKRKIAQAAVVDFQSRSIPAKLRINPEDPEDVKAAKRKKIHSFKSKVRMEKLEVTQNKRQNAWQQFQSTKGRAKKVGFFSGRKKESIFKSPDDPFGKVGVTGSGKGLTDFQKREKHLHLKGANIDNENGEAEE; encoded by the exons ATGGAAGGCGGTGAAGAGCTTAGCATTCAAGAACTCACTTCCAACATCTCTACATACAGAGAACAGCTTCAGCAG gtCAAACTTCTCTTGGCCGATGACCCAAGCAATTCTGAATACAAGGACATGCAAAAGGAACTTGAAGAG GTGATTGCATTGACAGAAGAGTTACTGGTAACTGCAAagcaaaatgataattttgtttcagcCATTGGTACAAGTGCTAGCACATCTGATATCATGCAAACTTCAAATGGGGTTGCTCAGTATGAGATG CAAGATAGATTTCCGATTGGAATGAAAATTCAAGCAGTTTGGAGTGAAGATGGAGAATG GTATGATGCAACTATCGAGGCTTACACTCCAAATGGCTACTATGTCCGCTTTGATGAATGGGGAAATAAGGAAGAG GTTGATCCTGCAAATGTAAGGTCACTTGATGGGGATAGCACGGGTGTCGATGCTTTATTGCAAGCTGAGAAAGAAGCTGAAGCTACTAAACAGGCTTTGAAACGGAAAATTGCGCAAGCTGCAGTTGTTGACTTCCAGTCACGAAGTATACCGGCTAAACTCCGTATAAATCCTGAAGACCCTGAAGATGTG AAAGCGGCAAAACGTAAAAAGATACATTCATTCAAATCAAAAGTGCGAATGGAGAAACTTGAGGTGACGCAGAACAAACGCCAAAATGCTTGGCAGCAGTTTCAGAGTACAAAAGGCCGTGCGAAGAAG GTTGGTTTCTTCTCAGGACGCAAAAAAGAGAGCATTTTCAAGTCCCCAGACGATCCATTTGGCAAGGTTGGTGTGACCGGAAGTGGGAAAGGTTTGACGGATTTTCAAAAACGGGAGAAGCATCTGCACCTCAAGGGTGCCAACATAGATAATGAGAATGGCGAAGCTGAAGAGTAA
- the LOC130807855 gene encoding uncharacterized protein LOC130807855 isoform X2: MCQVIALTEELLVTAKQNDNFVSAIGTSASTSDIMQTSNGVAQYEMQDRFPIGMKIQAVWSEDGEWYDATIEAYTPNGYYVRFDEWGNKEEVDPANVRSLDGDSTGVDALLQAEKEAEATKQALKRKIAQAAVVDFQSRSIPAKLRINPEDPEDVKAAKRKKIHSFKSKVRMEKLEVTQNKRQNAWQQFQSTKGRAKKVGFFSGRKKESIFKSPDDPFGKVGVTGSGKGLTDFQKREKHLHLKGANIDNENGEAEE, translated from the exons ATGTGTCAGGTGATTGCATTGACAGAAGAGTTACTGGTAACTGCAAagcaaaatgataattttgtttcagcCATTGGTACAAGTGCTAGCACATCTGATATCATGCAAACTTCAAATGGGGTTGCTCAGTATGAGATG CAAGATAGATTTCCGATTGGAATGAAAATTCAAGCAGTTTGGAGTGAAGATGGAGAATG GTATGATGCAACTATCGAGGCTTACACTCCAAATGGCTACTATGTCCGCTTTGATGAATGGGGAAATAAGGAAGAG GTTGATCCTGCAAATGTAAGGTCACTTGATGGGGATAGCACGGGTGTCGATGCTTTATTGCAAGCTGAGAAAGAAGCTGAAGCTACTAAACAGGCTTTGAAACGGAAAATTGCGCAAGCTGCAGTTGTTGACTTCCAGTCACGAAGTATACCGGCTAAACTCCGTATAAATCCTGAAGACCCTGAAGATGTG AAAGCGGCAAAACGTAAAAAGATACATTCATTCAAATCAAAAGTGCGAATGGAGAAACTTGAGGTGACGCAGAACAAACGCCAAAATGCTTGGCAGCAGTTTCAGAGTACAAAAGGCCGTGCGAAGAAG GTTGGTTTCTTCTCAGGACGCAAAAAAGAGAGCATTTTCAAGTCCCCAGACGATCCATTTGGCAAGGTTGGTGTGACCGGAAGTGGGAAAGGTTTGACGGATTTTCAAAAACGGGAGAAGCATCTGCACCTCAAGGGTGCCAACATAGATAATGAGAATGGCGAAGCTGAAGAGTAA